A stretch of the Nicotiana tabacum cultivar K326 chromosome 6, ASM71507v2, whole genome shotgun sequence genome encodes the following:
- the LOC107807754 gene encoding formin-like protein 20 isoform X2 produces MALFRRFFYRKPPDRLLEISERVYVFDCCFSTDVLDEDEYKTYMGGIVAQLQDHYADSSFMVFNFREGDRRSQISDILSQYDMTVMDYPRQYEGCPLLPLEMIHHFLRSSESWLSLEGQQNVLLMHCERGGWPVLAFMLAGLLLYRKQYTGEHKTLEMVYKQAPRELLHLLSPLNPQPSQLRYLQYISRKNFGSEWLPSDTPFSLDCIILRFPPLFDGGRGCRPVVRLYGQDPASTTSNRSSKLLFSTSKTKKHARFYRQEECSLVKIDIRCRVQGDVVLECVHLEDDLVREEMMFRVMFHTTFIRSNVLMLMRDEVDVLWDAKDQFPRGFKAEVLFSDPDAVPSTEEVPSEDENGTEGASPEEFFEVEEIFSNAVDGQDGRGESGAHIVKESLEDDDSIEIIWKEEVEHHAFQDCASDEVNHKQEGKSASETNIVGGRDNSIASKAVVSNVSSKMEPEPLMSGDFVPSEDGELKQDKEDTLKQKKLEREGVQQKMSADINKQKSDKTVSSLKKQSFCNSKASADGVGPKNKSKQQESQGTVLRQAKPNAVSRWIPPNKGSYTNSMHVAYPPSRYNSAPPVLALAKDSQSGVKSKSPSPRASSEAIVSAEAGCVPGKDSSCPATVSAPELADRQALQLHPSSRSLSTSSHETPHAEVAGTNSSSASATPLLSRQESNILTASFTQPASNSPPAPTVPPPPPLSTLSLSLSSNIQSFSPPPPPPPPPPPPPSTSLRMTSMGAFSPIPPPPPPPPPPTSSSVLNVGRVFLPPPPPPLWSSGGYGTSSEVVSSSFPPPPPPPPPPPPIYASTVPRLATFGVSTPSPPPPPPPPPMCAVFSPPPPPPPPPPPPPLLGSSAPPPPPPPPPLHSSRFAPPPPPPPPLQNAPPPPPPPPSRNAPPPPPPPPLYNAPFAPSPPPPPPPPFSRAPTPPPPPPLHGFVPPPPPPLPGAPRPSWGPPPPPPPPMRGPPPPPPPPGGGPPPPAPGARGPPPPPPPPGAGPPPPPPPIRGAPPPPPPPGGRAPGPPPPPPPGGRAPGPPPPPPPGGRAPGPPPPPGAPRPPGGGPPPPPPFGAKGPGAVGRGLPPGRTQGFSRTAGGVAPRRSNLKPLHWSKVTRALQGSLWDELQRNGEPQLSPEFDFSELETLFSANVPKSDNAGGKSGGRRKSVGSKPDRVHLVDLRRANNTEIMLTKVKMPLPDMMAAALAMDESILDADQVENLIKFCPTKDEMELLKNYTGDRELLGKCEQFFLELMKVPRVESKLRVFLFKIQFNSQVKDFKKSLNTVNSACEEVRYSLKLKEILKKILYLGNTLNQGTARGSAVGFKLDSLLKLTDTRATNNKMTLMHYLCKVLAAKSPALLDFHVDLASLEAASKIQLKSLAEEMQAIIKGLEKVKKELEASETDGPVSETFCKTLKEFVGVAEAEVGSVKELYSVAGRNADAIALYFGEDPARCPFEQVTATLLNFVRLFRKAHEENLKQAELERKKAQKEAEMENAKGINLTKKGVK; encoded by the exons ATGGCGCTGTTCAGACGCTTCTTCTATAGGAAGCCGCCGGATCGGCTTCTTGAGATCTCTGAGCGGGTCTACG TGTTTGATTGTTGCTTCTCCACGGACGTGTTGGATGAAGATGAGTACAAGACATATATGGGAGGGATTGTAGCTCAGCTGCAGGACCACTATGCAGATTCTTCTTTCATGGTTTTTAACTTTAGAGAAGGTGATAGGAGGAGCCAAATATCTGACATATTGTCCCAGTATGATATGACTGTGATGGATTATCCTCGGCAATATGAAGGGTGTCCACTTTTGCCTCTGGAGATGATTCACCACTTCTTGCGCTCGAGTGAGAGCTGGCTTTCGCTTGAGGGCCAGCAAAATGTCCTGTTAATGCACTGTGAGAGGGGAGGCTGGCCTGTACTTGCTTTTATGCTTGCTGGCCTTCTTTTGTACAGAAAACAGTACACTGGTGAGCATAAAACTCTCGAAATGGTGTACAAGCAAGCTCCTAGGGAGCTTCTCCATCTTTTGTCACCTCTGAATCCGCAGCCATCTCAGCTTAGATATCTCCAGTACATCTCCAGAAAGAATTTTGGCTCGGAATGGCTGCCATCCGATACACCTTTTTCTTTAGATTGCATCATACTTAGATTCCCTCCTCTATTTGATGGTGGGAGAGGCTGCCGACCAGTAGTTCGCCTTTATGGACAGGACCCTGCTTCAACAACCTCTAATAGGAGCTCTAAGCTACTCTTTTCAACTTCAAAGACAAAAAAACATGCTCGCTTCTACCGACAG GAAGAGTGTTCACTGGTGAAAATAGACATCCGTTGTCGTGTCCAAGGAGATGTTGTTCTCGAGTGTGTCCATTTGGAAGATGACCTAGTAAGGGAAGAAATGATGTTCAGGGTCATGTTCCACACCACATTTATTCGCTCAAATGTTTTGATGTTAATGCGTGATGAAGTTGATGTCCTGTGGGATGCGAAAGACCAATTTCCTAGAGGGTTCAAAGCAGAG GTGCTCTTTTCGGATCCTGACGCTGTTCCATCCACTGAAGAAGTGCCAAGTGAGGATGAGAATGGGACTGAAGGTGCTTCACCTGAGGAGTTTTTTGAAGTCGAAGAGATATTCAGCAATGCTGTTGATGGACAGGATGGGAGGGGGGAATCTGGAGCCCACATTGTTAAGGAAAGTTTGGAGGATGATGATAGTATTGAAATAATCTGGAAAGAGGAGGTGGAACATCATGCATTTCAAGATTGTGCATCAGATGAAGTAAATCACAAGCAAGAAGGAAAGTCTGCCTCAGAAACCAACATTGTAGGAGGTAGAGACAATTCTATAGCCTCCAAGGCTGTAGTTTCCAATGTTTCTAGCAAGATGGAACCAGAACCGCTAATGTCTGGAGATTTTGTCCCATCAGAGGATGGGGAGCTAAAGCAAGATAAGGAAGACACTCTGAAACAGAAGAAGTTGGAGAGGGAAGGTGTACAACAGAAGATGAGTGCTGATATTAATAAACAAAAAAGTGATAAGACAGTCTCATCTCTAAAGAAACAATCATTCTGCAACTCAAAAGCTTCTGCTGATGGCGTTGGTCCAAAAAATAAATCGAAACAGCAGGAATCCCAGGGTACTGTTTTACGACAGGCAAAGCCAAATGCAGTGTCCCGGTGGATCCCACCTAACAAAGGTTCTTACACTAATTCAATGCATGTAGCATATCCACCATCAAGGTATAACAGTGCTCCTCCTGTGCTTGCTCTCGCCAAGGATTCTCAATCTGGGGTTAAATCAAAGTCACCATCTCCTCGAGCTTCTTCAGAAGCTATAGTTTCTGCTGAAGCAGGTTGTGTTCCAGGTAAAGACTCCTCATGTCCTGCTACAGTCTCTGCTCCTGAATTAGCTGACAGGCAGGCCCTGCAGCTTCATCCATCTTCTCGATCGCTGAGCACTTCATCTCATGAAACGCCTCATGCTGAAGTAGCAGGAACTAATTCATCATCAGCTTCTGCAACTCCACTTTTGTCTAGGCAGGAAAGCAATATTTTGACAGCTTCTTTTACTCAGCCAGCCTCCAATTCTCCACCAGCTCCGACCGTGCCTCCCCCGCCACCTCTGAGCACGCTATCTCTGTCTCTTTCAAGTAATATCCAGTCTTTTTCACCTCCCCCTCCACCTCCCCCACCCCCTCCACCTCCGCCATCAACTAGCTTGAGGATGACTTCGATGGGTGCCTTTTCTCCTATCCCACCAccacctccacctccacctccaccCACATCATCCAGTGTATTAAATGTTGGTAGGGTCTTCTTGCCACCCCCACCACCACCCCTTTGGTCAAGTGGAGGGTATGGAACTTCCTCAGAAGTAGTATCTAGTTCATTCCCTCCTCCACCTCCTCCACCTCCTCCACCTCCACCTATATATGCATCTACTGTACCAAGATTGGCTACTTTTGGGGTTTCCACACCATCACCACCACCTCCTCCCCCTCCACCTCCTATGTGTGCTGTCTTTTCTCCTCCTCCGCCTCCTCCGCCtccaccaccacctcctcctTTACTTGGCTCTTCAGCACCACCTCCCcctccaccaccaccacctcTACATTCCTCACGATTTGCTCCACCTCCACCACCCCCACCACCTTTGCAAAATGCTCCTCCTCCACCACCTCCACCTCCTTCCAGAAATGCTCCTCCTCCCCCTCCTCCGCCTCCTTTATATAACGCTCCATTTGCACCGTCTCCACCTCCTCCACCCCCTCCTCCTTTCTCTAGAGCACCAACACCACCGCCACCGCCTCCTTTGCATGGCTTTGTACCCCCACCACCTCCTCCATTGCCTGGAGCTCCACGTCCTTCATGGGGGCCTCCacctcctccacctcctcctaTGCGGGGACCTCCACCTCCTCCACCTCCTCCGGGAGGTGGCCCTCCACCTCCAGCTCCTGGAGCACGGGGGCCTCCacctcctccacctcctcctgGCGCTGGCCCTCCTCCACCACCTCCTCCAATACGGGGAGCGCCacctcctccacctcctcctgGAGGTCGTGCACCTGGTCCACCTCCCCCACCCCCTCCAGGAGGACGCGCACCCGGTCCACCTCCCCCACCCCCTCCGGGAGGACGCGCACCTGGTCCACCTCCTCCTCCAGGAGCTCCAAGACCTCCAGGTGGTGGACCTCCCCCACCACCACCATTTGGCGCTAAAGGACCTGGGGCAGTTGGCAGAGGCCTTCCTCCCGGGAGAACACAGGGATTTTCACGCACAGCTGGTGGTGTAGCTCCTCGAAGATCTAACTTAAAGCCTTTGCATTGGAGCAAGGTAACTAGGGCACTGCAAGGAAGCTTATGGGATGAACTGCAGAGAAACGGAGAGCCTCAATT GTCACCAGAATTTGATTTTTCAGAACTTGAGACTCTTTTCTCTGCTAATGTCCCCAAGTCAGATAATGCGGGTGGCAAATCTGGAGGCCGAAGGAAGTCTGTTGGATCTAAACCTGATAGAGTTCACCTG GTTGACTTAAGGAGGGCGAATAATACTGAAATTATGCTCACAAAGGTGAAAATGCCACTGCCTGACATGATG GCAGCTGCGCTTGCAATGGATGAGTCAATTTTAGATGCTGATCAGGTGGAGAATCTTATCAAGTTTTGTCCTACAAAGGATGAGATGGAACTTCTCAAG AATTACACCGGTGACAGGGAGCTCCTGGGAAAGTGCGAACAG TTTTTTCTGGAGCTGATGAAGGTGCCTCGAGTAGAGTCAAAACTAAGAGTTTTTCTCTTCAAGATCCAGTTCAACTCTCAG GTCAAGGACTTCAAAAAAAGTTTAAACACTGTGAACTCTGCTTGCGAAGAG GTCCGATATTCTCTCAAATTGAAGGAAATACTGAAGAAAATATTGTATTTAGGGAATACATTGAACCAGGGAACTGCTAGAG GTTCTGCCGTTGGATTTAAGCTGGATAGTCTTTTGAAGCTCACTGATACACGTGCTACTAACAACAAGATGACACTCATGCATTATCTTTGTAAG GTTCTTGCTGCCAAGTCACCAGCACTTTTAGACTTTCATGTAGATCTTGCAAGCCTGGAAGCTGCATCAAAG ATACAATTGAAGTCTTTGGCTGAAGAAATGCAAGCAATCATCAAGGGTTTGGAAAAAGTTAAAAAGGAACTGGAGGCATCTGAGACTGATGGGCCTGTGTCTGAAACTTTTTGTAAG ACCTTGAAGGAATTTGTTGGTGTGGCTGAAGCGGAGGTTGGTTCTGTCAAGGAGTTATATTCTGTTGCG GGCAGAAATGCTGATGCAATTGCACTATATTTCGGCGAGGATCCTGCCCGCTGTCCGTTTGAGCAAG TCACTGCAACCCTCTTAAATTTTGTGAGACTGTTCCGCAAGGCCCACGAAGAGAACTTGAAGCAGGCTGAATTAGAAAGGAAGAAAGCTCAGAAGGAGGCTGAAATGGAGAATGCAAAAGgaattaatttgacaaagaagGGTGTCAAGTGA
- the LOC107807754 gene encoding formin-like protein 20 isoform X1: protein MALFRRFFYRKPPDRLLEISERVYVFDCCFSTDVLDEDEYKTYMGGIVAQLQDHYADSSFMVFNFREGDRRSQISDILSQYDMTVMDYPRQYEGCPLLPLEMIHHFLRSSESWLSLEGQQNVLLMHCERGGWPVLAFMLAGLLLYRKQYTGEHKTLEMVYKQAPRELLHLLSPLNPQPSQLRYLQYISRKNFGSEWLPSDTPFSLDCIILRFPPLFDGGRGCRPVVRLYGQDPASTTSNRSSKLLFSTSKTKKHARFYRQEECSLVKIDIRCRVQGDVVLECVHLEDDLVREEMMFRVMFHTTFIRSNVLMLMRDEVDVLWDAKDQFPRGFKAEVLFSDPDAVPSTEEVPSEDENGTEGASPEEFFEVEEIFSNAVDGQDGRGESGAHIVKESLEDDDSIEIIWKEEVEHHAFQDCASDEVNHKQEGKSASETNIVGGRDNSIASKAVVSNVSSKMEPEPLMSGDFVPSEDGELKQDKEDTLKQKKLEREGVQQKMSADINKQKSDKTVSSLKKQSFCNSKASADGVGPKNKSKQQESQGTVLRQAKPNAVSRWIPPNKGSYTNSMHVAYPPSRYNSAPPVLALAKDSQSGVKSKSPSPRASSEAIVSAEAGCVPGKDSSCPATVSAPELADRQALQLHPSSRSLSTSSHETPHAEVAGTNSSSASATPLLSRQESNILTASFTQPASNSPPAPTVPPPPPLSTLSLSLSSNIQSFSPPPPPPPPPPPPPSTSLRMTSMGAFSPIPPPPPPPPPPTSSSVLNVGRVFLPPPPPPLWSSGGYGTSSEVVSSSFPPPPPPPPPPPPIYASTVPRLATFGVSTPSPPPPPPPPPMCAVFSPPPPPPPPPPPPPLLGSSAPPPPPPPPPLHSSRFAPPPPPPPPLQNAPPPPPPPPSRNAPPPPPPPPLYNAPFAPSPPPPPPPPFSRAPTPPPPPPLHGFVPPPPPPLPGAPRPSWGPPPPPPPPMRGPPPPPPPPGGGPPPPAPGARGPPPPPPPPGAGPPPPPPPIRGAPPPPPPPGGRAPGPPPPPPPGGRAPGPPPPPPPGGRAPGPPPPPGAPRPPGGGPPPPPPFGAKGPGAVGRGLPPGRTQGFSRTAGGVAPRRSNLKPLHWSKVTRALQGSLWDELQRNGEPQLSPEFDFSELETLFSANVPKSDNAGGKSGGRRKSVGSKPDRVHLVDLRRANNTEIMLTKVKMPLPDMMAAALAMDESILDADQVENLIKFCPTKDEMELLKNYTGDRELLGKCEQFFLELMKVPRVESKLRVFLFKIQFNSQVKDFKKSLNTVNSACEEQVRYSLKLKEILKKILYLGNTLNQGTARGSAVGFKLDSLLKLTDTRATNNKMTLMHYLCKVLAAKSPALLDFHVDLASLEAASKIQLKSLAEEMQAIIKGLEKVKKELEASETDGPVSETFCKTLKEFVGVAEAEVGSVKELYSVAGRNADAIALYFGEDPARCPFEQVTATLLNFVRLFRKAHEENLKQAELERKKAQKEAEMENAKGINLTKKGVK, encoded by the exons ATGGCGCTGTTCAGACGCTTCTTCTATAGGAAGCCGCCGGATCGGCTTCTTGAGATCTCTGAGCGGGTCTACG TGTTTGATTGTTGCTTCTCCACGGACGTGTTGGATGAAGATGAGTACAAGACATATATGGGAGGGATTGTAGCTCAGCTGCAGGACCACTATGCAGATTCTTCTTTCATGGTTTTTAACTTTAGAGAAGGTGATAGGAGGAGCCAAATATCTGACATATTGTCCCAGTATGATATGACTGTGATGGATTATCCTCGGCAATATGAAGGGTGTCCACTTTTGCCTCTGGAGATGATTCACCACTTCTTGCGCTCGAGTGAGAGCTGGCTTTCGCTTGAGGGCCAGCAAAATGTCCTGTTAATGCACTGTGAGAGGGGAGGCTGGCCTGTACTTGCTTTTATGCTTGCTGGCCTTCTTTTGTACAGAAAACAGTACACTGGTGAGCATAAAACTCTCGAAATGGTGTACAAGCAAGCTCCTAGGGAGCTTCTCCATCTTTTGTCACCTCTGAATCCGCAGCCATCTCAGCTTAGATATCTCCAGTACATCTCCAGAAAGAATTTTGGCTCGGAATGGCTGCCATCCGATACACCTTTTTCTTTAGATTGCATCATACTTAGATTCCCTCCTCTATTTGATGGTGGGAGAGGCTGCCGACCAGTAGTTCGCCTTTATGGACAGGACCCTGCTTCAACAACCTCTAATAGGAGCTCTAAGCTACTCTTTTCAACTTCAAAGACAAAAAAACATGCTCGCTTCTACCGACAG GAAGAGTGTTCACTGGTGAAAATAGACATCCGTTGTCGTGTCCAAGGAGATGTTGTTCTCGAGTGTGTCCATTTGGAAGATGACCTAGTAAGGGAAGAAATGATGTTCAGGGTCATGTTCCACACCACATTTATTCGCTCAAATGTTTTGATGTTAATGCGTGATGAAGTTGATGTCCTGTGGGATGCGAAAGACCAATTTCCTAGAGGGTTCAAAGCAGAG GTGCTCTTTTCGGATCCTGACGCTGTTCCATCCACTGAAGAAGTGCCAAGTGAGGATGAGAATGGGACTGAAGGTGCTTCACCTGAGGAGTTTTTTGAAGTCGAAGAGATATTCAGCAATGCTGTTGATGGACAGGATGGGAGGGGGGAATCTGGAGCCCACATTGTTAAGGAAAGTTTGGAGGATGATGATAGTATTGAAATAATCTGGAAAGAGGAGGTGGAACATCATGCATTTCAAGATTGTGCATCAGATGAAGTAAATCACAAGCAAGAAGGAAAGTCTGCCTCAGAAACCAACATTGTAGGAGGTAGAGACAATTCTATAGCCTCCAAGGCTGTAGTTTCCAATGTTTCTAGCAAGATGGAACCAGAACCGCTAATGTCTGGAGATTTTGTCCCATCAGAGGATGGGGAGCTAAAGCAAGATAAGGAAGACACTCTGAAACAGAAGAAGTTGGAGAGGGAAGGTGTACAACAGAAGATGAGTGCTGATATTAATAAACAAAAAAGTGATAAGACAGTCTCATCTCTAAAGAAACAATCATTCTGCAACTCAAAAGCTTCTGCTGATGGCGTTGGTCCAAAAAATAAATCGAAACAGCAGGAATCCCAGGGTACTGTTTTACGACAGGCAAAGCCAAATGCAGTGTCCCGGTGGATCCCACCTAACAAAGGTTCTTACACTAATTCAATGCATGTAGCATATCCACCATCAAGGTATAACAGTGCTCCTCCTGTGCTTGCTCTCGCCAAGGATTCTCAATCTGGGGTTAAATCAAAGTCACCATCTCCTCGAGCTTCTTCAGAAGCTATAGTTTCTGCTGAAGCAGGTTGTGTTCCAGGTAAAGACTCCTCATGTCCTGCTACAGTCTCTGCTCCTGAATTAGCTGACAGGCAGGCCCTGCAGCTTCATCCATCTTCTCGATCGCTGAGCACTTCATCTCATGAAACGCCTCATGCTGAAGTAGCAGGAACTAATTCATCATCAGCTTCTGCAACTCCACTTTTGTCTAGGCAGGAAAGCAATATTTTGACAGCTTCTTTTACTCAGCCAGCCTCCAATTCTCCACCAGCTCCGACCGTGCCTCCCCCGCCACCTCTGAGCACGCTATCTCTGTCTCTTTCAAGTAATATCCAGTCTTTTTCACCTCCCCCTCCACCTCCCCCACCCCCTCCACCTCCGCCATCAACTAGCTTGAGGATGACTTCGATGGGTGCCTTTTCTCCTATCCCACCAccacctccacctccacctccaccCACATCATCCAGTGTATTAAATGTTGGTAGGGTCTTCTTGCCACCCCCACCACCACCCCTTTGGTCAAGTGGAGGGTATGGAACTTCCTCAGAAGTAGTATCTAGTTCATTCCCTCCTCCACCTCCTCCACCTCCTCCACCTCCACCTATATATGCATCTACTGTACCAAGATTGGCTACTTTTGGGGTTTCCACACCATCACCACCACCTCCTCCCCCTCCACCTCCTATGTGTGCTGTCTTTTCTCCTCCTCCGCCTCCTCCGCCtccaccaccacctcctcctTTACTTGGCTCTTCAGCACCACCTCCCcctccaccaccaccacctcTACATTCCTCACGATTTGCTCCACCTCCACCACCCCCACCACCTTTGCAAAATGCTCCTCCTCCACCACCTCCACCTCCTTCCAGAAATGCTCCTCCTCCCCCTCCTCCGCCTCCTTTATATAACGCTCCATTTGCACCGTCTCCACCTCCTCCACCCCCTCCTCCTTTCTCTAGAGCACCAACACCACCGCCACCGCCTCCTTTGCATGGCTTTGTACCCCCACCACCTCCTCCATTGCCTGGAGCTCCACGTCCTTCATGGGGGCCTCCacctcctccacctcctcctaTGCGGGGACCTCCACCTCCTCCACCTCCTCCGGGAGGTGGCCCTCCACCTCCAGCTCCTGGAGCACGGGGGCCTCCacctcctccacctcctcctgGCGCTGGCCCTCCTCCACCACCTCCTCCAATACGGGGAGCGCCacctcctccacctcctcctgGAGGTCGTGCACCTGGTCCACCTCCCCCACCCCCTCCAGGAGGACGCGCACCCGGTCCACCTCCCCCACCCCCTCCGGGAGGACGCGCACCTGGTCCACCTCCTCCTCCAGGAGCTCCAAGACCTCCAGGTGGTGGACCTCCCCCACCACCACCATTTGGCGCTAAAGGACCTGGGGCAGTTGGCAGAGGCCTTCCTCCCGGGAGAACACAGGGATTTTCACGCACAGCTGGTGGTGTAGCTCCTCGAAGATCTAACTTAAAGCCTTTGCATTGGAGCAAGGTAACTAGGGCACTGCAAGGAAGCTTATGGGATGAACTGCAGAGAAACGGAGAGCCTCAATT GTCACCAGAATTTGATTTTTCAGAACTTGAGACTCTTTTCTCTGCTAATGTCCCCAAGTCAGATAATGCGGGTGGCAAATCTGGAGGCCGAAGGAAGTCTGTTGGATCTAAACCTGATAGAGTTCACCTG GTTGACTTAAGGAGGGCGAATAATACTGAAATTATGCTCACAAAGGTGAAAATGCCACTGCCTGACATGATG GCAGCTGCGCTTGCAATGGATGAGTCAATTTTAGATGCTGATCAGGTGGAGAATCTTATCAAGTTTTGTCCTACAAAGGATGAGATGGAACTTCTCAAG AATTACACCGGTGACAGGGAGCTCCTGGGAAAGTGCGAACAG TTTTTTCTGGAGCTGATGAAGGTGCCTCGAGTAGAGTCAAAACTAAGAGTTTTTCTCTTCAAGATCCAGTTCAACTCTCAG GTCAAGGACTTCAAAAAAAGTTTAAACACTGTGAACTCTGCTTGCGAAGAG CAGGTCCGATATTCTCTCAAATTGAAGGAAATACTGAAGAAAATATTGTATTTAGGGAATACATTGAACCAGGGAACTGCTAGAG GTTCTGCCGTTGGATTTAAGCTGGATAGTCTTTTGAAGCTCACTGATACACGTGCTACTAACAACAAGATGACACTCATGCATTATCTTTGTAAG GTTCTTGCTGCCAAGTCACCAGCACTTTTAGACTTTCATGTAGATCTTGCAAGCCTGGAAGCTGCATCAAAG ATACAATTGAAGTCTTTGGCTGAAGAAATGCAAGCAATCATCAAGGGTTTGGAAAAAGTTAAAAAGGAACTGGAGGCATCTGAGACTGATGGGCCTGTGTCTGAAACTTTTTGTAAG ACCTTGAAGGAATTTGTTGGTGTGGCTGAAGCGGAGGTTGGTTCTGTCAAGGAGTTATATTCTGTTGCG GGCAGAAATGCTGATGCAATTGCACTATATTTCGGCGAGGATCCTGCCCGCTGTCCGTTTGAGCAAG TCACTGCAACCCTCTTAAATTTTGTGAGACTGTTCCGCAAGGCCCACGAAGAGAACTTGAAGCAGGCTGAATTAGAAAGGAAGAAAGCTCAGAAGGAGGCTGAAATGGAGAATGCAAAAGgaattaatttgacaaagaagGGTGTCAAGTGA